In the Clostridium beijerinckii genome, one interval contains:
- a CDS encoding Wadjet anti-phage system protein JetD domain-containing protein produces the protein MKNYKKILLNKLIDSYESSVIYKGDALRDTQIYFKFNLKSIKEYFDELNYKYKEEIDVACNQLEIEKFIKVYKGKGYKSHIIEKIQLNLENIEAAYLYLNRKEKKQKEDELSILLESYKEREDALGNFATYITDKLKSNGSVKKYLDIDNVSECKDILKGIDEVLKQDEEIFRRNFSVKVYGDSKRYEAIEGKIIKIIKDFSSDEVLNDYNILKNYTYVYFKGDISLRLKESKINANDFLGGIAVSSKDIENIKEIKVSGSKLVTIENLTSFNNYTGDGGVIYLGGYHNSVRQNLLIKIYSENPNINYYHSGDIDAGGFKILVHLIRKTKIPFKTLNMDSETLRENINYAKELTANDVNEINRLLESEEYKDYTDVLSTIIKLNKKLEQEIIF, from the coding sequence ATGAAAAATTATAAAAAAATACTATTAAATAAGTTAATTGATTCTTATGAAAGCAGTGTCATTTATAAGGGGGATGCGTTAAGAGATACACAGATATATTTTAAATTTAATTTGAAAAGTATAAAGGAATATTTTGATGAACTAAATTACAAATATAAAGAAGAAATTGATGTAGCTTGTAATCAGCTAGAAATTGAAAAATTTATAAAAGTATATAAAGGAAAAGGATACAAAAGCCATATTATAGAAAAGATTCAATTAAACCTTGAGAATATAGAAGCAGCATATTTATATCTCAATAGGAAAGAAAAAAAGCAAAAAGAAGATGAACTTTCCATATTATTGGAAAGTTATAAAGAACGGGAAGATGCTCTTGGGAACTTTGCAACATATATTACAGATAAACTTAAGAGTAATGGATCTGTAAAAAAATATTTAGATATTGATAATGTATCGGAATGTAAGGATATATTAAAAGGTATAGATGAAGTGCTAAAGCAAGATGAAGAAATTTTTAGAAGAAATTTTTCCGTCAAAGTTTATGGGGATTCCAAAAGGTATGAAGCTATAGAGGGCAAAATAATTAAGATTATAAAAGACTTTTCTAGTGATGAAGTTCTTAATGATTATAACATTTTGAAGAATTATACCTATGTTTATTTTAAAGGAGATATAAGCTTGAGGCTTAAAGAAAGTAAAATAAATGCAAATGATTTTCTTGGAGGTATAGCTGTAAGTTCAAAGGATATAGAAAATATTAAAGAAATTAAAGTTTCAGGAAGTAAACTAGTAACAATTGAAAATTTAACATCATTTAATAATTATACTGGAGATGGAGGTGTAATTTATTTAGGTGGGTATCATAATAGTGTTAGACAAAATTTATTAATTAAAATTTATTCTGAAAATCCTAATATAAATTATTATCATTCTGGTGATATTGATGCCGGGGGTTTTAAAATTTTAGTTCATTTAATAAGAAAGACAAAAATACCATTTAAAACTCTAAACATGGATAGCGAAACCTTACGTGAAAATATTAATTATGCTAAGGAACTTACAGCTAATGATGTAAATGAGATTAATAGATTGTTAGAAAGTGAAGAATATAAGGACTATACAGACGTTCTATCTACGATAATTAAATTGAATAAAAAATTAGAGCAGGAAATAATTTTTTGA
- a CDS encoding ATP-binding protein, which translates to MMKRLTGIRLVNWHAFKDETIEIKNSTLLSGENGAGKSTILDAIQFVLTCSKNNFNKAANENSKRSLSGYVRFKTGREDNEFERNGDVSAHVALEFYEESKKNYFIIGAVIDSASETSEKILWYRVEKCRFEDVTFIVNNEPTDIANFRLYGKELNMPFSSTRIVDAKKDFSHRLGRLNEKFFELLPKALAFKPISNVKEFVYTYILEEKSVNIDELRENIRTFKEFEDILNEVKIKIKKLEEIKVKYSSYENISRTISIHEFIVLKAEEELLKEEIEQKIKEITALNVNIYTLNNKNNVIYDEINEKTKIANNIQADLYSNSEYKALETMKNSLEQAEKDYRHEKEDKNRFLKQLSEQKSYIKELNRLLFDTDTIGDFYNKMISLDENNIEEYKTTSINTENVIDKTKQDKEKYRAEKEYELKQKEDNRKDIEKQISELEKRNLQYSREVILLKEEIIKETRKLGREIVPKILCELLEVTDPVWKNAVEGYLNTQRSYLIVDEEDFDSVLKIYERLSKAQGLHSVGVINTRGLEKYDNPLENSLAEVVVSKSIDAKRYINMILGNVIRCTHVSELKEHKTSITPTCMMYKNNVARAINPRIYKTPYIGEDAYKYQLEQAKDNLNILLSEINILKEDINIVTNIIKTINKLRLENLREKCDVLKRIVDISNKVSTLKDEILELEKNNSYMALQIKLNEVQEEIESLNLSKKNIEYELINKKGNLSSINNSVDEKRRVLSIKKGHVEETINKIGFLAKEAEERFIKETESKSFEVIKNNFNVSKEGNKTKLSKTEEDLKNLQGSYNITYDFGAEVGINGINTFLDELDNLVKSKVIEYEEQVKASRKNAEEEFKEHFLSKIQENINTAKSEFKGLNKGLKDVKFGNEEYEFKIGKSKENKEYYDMIMDNENIGEGFTLFSASYENKHKELLNELFDKLTLDNESNEAELIKLTDYRNYMSYDIEIKYNDNTTSLFSKVCREKSGGETQTPFYVAMAASFLQLYKGVSSSSESIGIILFDEAFDKMDDARIMSMMEFYDKFNSQLQLLIGAPPQKIEPITPYVNTVLLAIKADKFSIIEDMINEKL; encoded by the coding sequence ATGATGAAGAGGTTAACGGGGATTAGGCTAGTTAATTGGCATGCATTTAAGGATGAAACAATTGAAATTAAAAATTCAACTCTTTTGTCAGGAGAAAATGGTGCAGGAAAGTCTACAATTTTAGATGCTATTCAATTTGTCTTAACTTGTTCTAAAAATAATTTTAATAAGGCAGCTAATGAAAATTCCAAAAGAAGTTTATCGGGATACGTAAGATTTAAAACAGGAAGAGAAGACAATGAATTTGAAAGAAATGGAGATGTTTCAGCTCACGTAGCCTTGGAATTTTATGAGGAAAGTAAAAAGAATTATTTTATAATTGGAGCAGTAATTGATTCAGCTTCTGAAACTTCAGAAAAGATTCTGTGGTATAGAGTAGAAAAGTGCAGATTTGAAGATGTAACTTTTATAGTTAATAATGAACCTACTGATATAGCTAATTTTAGGTTGTATGGAAAAGAATTAAATATGCCTTTTTCATCAACAAGGATAGTTGATGCTAAAAAAGATTTTTCTCACAGACTTGGAAGGCTAAATGAAAAATTTTTTGAATTGCTTCCAAAGGCTTTAGCATTTAAACCAATTTCTAATGTTAAAGAGTTTGTATATACTTACATATTAGAAGAGAAATCAGTTAATATTGATGAACTTAGGGAAAATATACGAACTTTTAAAGAATTTGAAGACATTTTAAATGAAGTAAAAATAAAAATTAAAAAGCTAGAGGAAATAAAAGTTAAGTACTCTTCATATGAAAATATTTCAAGAACAATAAGTATTCATGAATTTATAGTATTAAAAGCAGAAGAAGAGCTATTAAAAGAGGAAATTGAACAAAAAATAAAAGAAATTACTGCTTTGAATGTTAATATTTATACATTAAATAACAAGAATAATGTTATTTATGATGAAATAAATGAAAAAACAAAGATTGCTAATAATATTCAAGCTGATTTGTATTCGAATTCTGAATACAAAGCATTAGAGACGATGAAGAATTCTTTAGAACAAGCTGAAAAAGATTATAGACATGAAAAAGAAGATAAGAATCGCTTTTTAAAACAACTTAGTGAACAAAAATCATATATTAAAGAGTTAAACAGACTTCTATTTGATACGGATACTATAGGTGATTTTTACAATAAAATGATTTCATTAGATGAAAATAATATAGAAGAATATAAAACAACATCAATAAATACTGAAAATGTAATTGATAAAACTAAACAGGATAAGGAAAAGTATAGAGCTGAAAAAGAATATGAATTAAAACAGAAAGAAGATAATAGGAAGGATATAGAGAAACAAATTTCTGAACTTGAAAAAAGAAATCTTCAATACTCCAGGGAAGTTATACTTTTAAAAGAGGAAATCATAAAGGAGACAAGAAAACTAGGAAGAGAAATTGTTCCAAAAATCTTGTGCGAATTATTGGAAGTCACAGATCCAGTTTGGAAAAATGCTGTTGAAGGGTACTTAAACACTCAAAGATCTTATCTTATTGTGGATGAAGAAGATTTTGACTCAGTATTAAAAATTTATGAGAGATTAAGTAAAGCACAAGGATTACATTCAGTTGGAGTAATAAACACTAGGGGGCTTGAAAAATATGATAATCCTTTAGAGAATTCTTTAGCAGAGGTTGTAGTGTCAAAAAGTATTGATGCCAAAAGATATATTAATATGATACTCGGAAATGTAATTAGATGCACTCATGTTTCAGAGTTGAAAGAACATAAAACATCTATTACACCTACATGCATGATGTATAAAAATAATGTTGCAAGAGCCATAAATCCAAGGATATATAAAACTCCTTATATAGGTGAAGATGCTTATAAATATCAACTAGAGCAGGCGAAAGATAATCTTAACATATTATTATCTGAAATTAATATTTTAAAAGAAGATATTAATATAGTTACAAATATAATTAAAACAATTAATAAGCTTAGGCTTGAAAACTTAAGGGAAAAGTGTGATGTTTTAAAAAGAATAGTAGATATAAGTAATAAGGTTTCAACACTTAAGGACGAGATTCTTGAATTAGAAAAGAATAACAGCTATATGGCTCTTCAAATAAAACTTAATGAAGTTCAAGAGGAAATTGAAAGTTTAAATTTAAGTAAGAAGAATATAGAATATGAGTTAATTAATAAAAAAGGAAATTTATCTTCAATTAATAACAGTGTTGATGAAAAAAGAAGAGTTCTTTCTATAAAAAAAGGGCACGTAGAGGAAACTATAAATAAAATTGGCTTTCTAGCTAAAGAGGCAGAGGAGAGATTTATTAAAGAAACTGAAAGTAAATCTTTTGAAGTCATTAAAAATAATTTTAATGTGAGTAAGGAAGGAAATAAAACTAAATTATCAAAAACTGAAGAAGATTTAAAGAATCTTCAAGGATCATATAATATTACTTATGATTTCGGAGCAGAAGTTGGGATAAATGGTATTAATACTTTTTTAGATGAACTTGATAATCTTGTAAAAAGTAAAGTTATCGAATATGAAGAGCAAGTTAAAGCTTCAAGGAAAAATGCAGAAGAAGAATTTAAGGAACACTTTTTATCTAAAATTCAAGAAAATATTAATACTGCAAAATCTGAATTTAAGGGTTTAAATAAGGGACTTAAAGATGTTAAATTTGGAAATGAAGAATACGAGTTTAAAATTGGAAAAAGTAAAGAAAACAAAGAATATTATGATATGATAATGGATAATGAAAATATAGGTGAAGGTTTCACTTTATTTAGTGCATCTTATGAAAATAAGCATAAGGAACTGCTAAATGAATTATTTGATAAGTTAACTTTAGATAATGAAAGTAATGAAGCAGAACTTATTAAATTAACTGATTATAGAAATTATATGAGCTATGATATAGAGATTAAATATAATGATAATACTACATCATTATTTTCTAAAGTATGCAGGGAGAAGAGTGGAGGAGAAACTCAAACTCCATTTTATGTTGCAATGGCAGCATCATTTCTGCAGCTTTACAAAGGGGTATCTTCATCTTCAGAATCTATAGGAATTATATTATTTGATGAAGCCTTTGATAAAATGGATGATGCAAGAATTATGTCTATGATGGAATTTTATGATAAATTTAATTCTCAGCTGCAATTATTAATAGGAGCACCACCACAAAAAATTGAGCCTATAACTCCTTACGTAAATACAGTGCTTCTTGCAATAAAAGCAGATAAATTCAGTATTATAGAGGATATGATAAATGAAAAATTATAA
- a CDS encoding Wadjet anti-phage system protein JetA family protein: MKEINIFEIVPENFFVPLSSQGKTLYIKIISLIYKLVQNGLSYGIDKDILVDEIEEYLGLINYDIENEEDEQLNNNREKANYLIRKLINYGWIYPEQTNDYKQIINFHDYAIVILEAFLKIVSKESLEYQGNIISIYSMLYSNEKAGVVIKQVFENTKGIISGLKNLNSNIKKYMDRLTKQKTPEEIMQEFFGNYTKEVIDKAYHRLKTSENVSKYRPKIIEKLNESLNSSEFLSEAGEFYREDEEFGSLDEGIEKVKDIVHNIINAFNELDDIMHDIDSKNAKYIRAAVTRAKFLLNNSKDMTGIVKGILEYISNEYKELELSLSSDYLEEVTDLFTLYSYGYIDETSLYIANEGKKSFKPGKILSDTLSKEERQRKIDEFKKKQEKQYSPKKVNEIVDELLGDKKMVLASEIEINSVDDFIKIIYIRLYGNHILSKYSINRKDIIASNNGFTFKNFEIWRK; encoded by the coding sequence ATGAAGGAAATTAATATATTTGAAATAGTTCCAGAGAATTTTTTTGTTCCACTTTCCAGCCAAGGAAAGACTCTATATATTAAAATTATTTCTTTAATATATAAATTGGTTCAAAATGGTTTGTCCTATGGTATTGATAAAGACATATTAGTTGATGAAATTGAAGAGTATTTAGGATTAATTAATTATGATATTGAAAATGAAGAAGATGAACAGTTGAACAATAATAGGGAAAAAGCAAATTATTTGATTAGAAAGCTAATTAATTATGGATGGATTTATCCAGAACAGACTAATGACTATAAACAAATTATAAATTTTCATGATTATGCAATTGTCATTTTAGAAGCTTTCTTAAAAATAGTAAGTAAAGAATCTTTAGAGTATCAAGGAAATATAATAAGTATTTATTCCATGCTTTATTCAAATGAAAAGGCAGGAGTTGTTATTAAACAGGTTTTTGAAAATACTAAAGGAATTATAAGTGGATTAAAAAACTTGAATTCAAATATAAAAAAGTATATGGATAGATTAACTAAACAGAAAACACCTGAAGAGATAATGCAAGAGTTTTTTGGAAACTATACTAAAGAAGTAATTGATAAAGCATATCATAGATTAAAAACTTCAGAAAATGTCTCGAAATATAGGCCTAAAATTATTGAAAAGCTTAATGAAAGTTTAAATAGTAGTGAATTTTTAAGTGAAGCTGGAGAGTTTTACAGAGAAGATGAAGAATTTGGCTCTTTAGATGAAGGAATAGAAAAAGTTAAGGATATAGTTCATAACATAATAAATGCATTTAATGAATTAGACGATATTATGCATGATATTGATAGTAAGAATGCTAAATACATAAGAGCAGCTGTAACTAGGGCTAAGTTTTTACTTAATAATTCTAAAGATATGACAGGTATCGTAAAAGGAATTTTAGAGTACATAAGTAATGAATATAAAGAACTTGAATTAAGTTTATCATCAGATTATCTGGAGGAAGTTACAGACTTATTCACTTTGTATTCTTATGGTTATATAGATGAAACATCTTTATATATTGCAAATGAAGGAAAAAAATCCTTTAAGCCAGGTAAGATTTTAAGCGATACACTATCAAAGGAAGAACGTCAAAGAAAGATTGACGAATTTAAGAAAAAGCAGGAAAAACAGTATTCTCCTAAGAAGGTAAATGAAATAGTTGATGAACTTTTAGGAGATAAAAAGATGGTTCTTGCAAGTGAAATTGAGATAAATAGTGTAGATGATTTTATTAAGATTATTTATATAAGGTTATATGGTAATCACATTTTGTCTAAATATTCCATTAACAGAAAAGATATTATTGCTTCGAATAATGGATTTACTTTTAAAAACTTTGAGATATGGAGGAAGTAA
- a CDS encoding DUF4194 domain-containing protein, protein MIYDSLSIKEKDEFKRVCNKLLSYCLICKQKEDTKKDYYFAEGHKDAINEYFEPLGFELEINKSIKAAQLINKFGNNKISLKLIDSITLLILRILYQEKMQELSLSQVVIVEIEEIQSRFMALGFKDRLMDKTLLRQALRTLKKFNIIETLDRDITLSDARIIVYPTIQMIVRSENITSIYEKLETYKRKGVKDDEEVNGD, encoded by the coding sequence TTGATATATGATTCACTGTCCATTAAGGAGAAAGATGAATTTAAACGGGTTTGTAATAAACTATTAAGCTATTGTTTAATTTGTAAGCAAAAGGAAGACACAAAAAAGGATTATTATTTTGCAGAAGGACATAAAGATGCAATTAATGAATATTTTGAACCACTAGGATTTGAACTTGAAATTAATAAATCTATAAAAGCGGCTCAGCTTATTAATAAATTTGGAAATAATAAGATTTCATTAAAACTTATTGATAGTATTACTCTTTTAATACTAAGGATTTTATATCAGGAAAAAATGCAGGAATTATCCTTATCTCAAGTTGTAATTGTGGAAATAGAAGAAATACAAAGCAGGTTTATGGCTCTTGGGTTTAAAGATAGGTTAATGGATAAAACATTACTTAGGCAGGCATTAAGAACTTTAAAAAAATTTAATATTATCGAAACATTGGATAGAGATATTACTTTGAGTGATGCGAGAATCATAGTTTATCCAACAATTCAAATGATAGTAAGAAGCGAAAATATAACTAGTATTTATGAAAAATTAGAAACTTATAAAAGAAAGGGGGTAAAAGATGATGAAGAGGTTAACGGGGATTAG
- a CDS encoding Rpn family recombination-promoting nuclease/putative transposase: MDYEENEADIVYKANIDDEEVILYTLLEFQSTIDYRMPLRLFFYINEILREYTKNLTEETKKNKKGFKVPAVVPIVLYNATRKWNVPIYFKDIVNKNELFGENIVNFKYSLIDINHQYTKEELIENNNITSAIFLLDQKVDPLEFFERLKAVASKFNKLTNREKEILKHWLRNTVDETIRENVVEILEANREGVENMVANNAFMIKEMKEKVEKEGIEKGIEKERESSRLKDIRRVKNLLIKKFGDLNSDYNEKIENLDSDKLNLIIEDILDIESIKDVEKYF; the protein is encoded by the coding sequence TTGGATTATGAAGAAAATGAAGCAGATATTGTATATAAGGCAAATATTGATGATGAAGAAGTTATTTTATATACACTTTTAGAGTTTCAATCAACTATTGATTATAGAATGCCTTTAAGATTGTTCTTCTATATTAATGAAATACTTAGAGAATACACAAAAAACTTAACAGAAGAAACCAAGAAAAATAAAAAAGGATTTAAAGTTCCAGCAGTGGTTCCAATAGTATTATATAATGCTACAAGAAAGTGGAATGTACCGATTTATTTTAAAGATATAGTAAATAAAAATGAATTATTTGGTGAGAATATAGTAAACTTTAAATATTCCCTTATTGATATAAATCATCAATATACTAAAGAGGAATTAATAGAAAATAATAATATTACTTCAGCCATATTTTTATTAGACCAAAAGGTAGATCCATTAGAGTTTTTTGAGAGATTGAAGGCTGTAGCATCAAAATTTAATAAATTAACAAATAGAGAAAAAGAAATATTAAAGCATTGGCTTAGAAATACTGTTGATGAGACTATAAGAGAAAATGTAGTTGAAATATTAGAAGCTAATAGAGAAGGAGTGGAAAATATGGTGGCTAATAATGCATTTATGATTAAAGAGATGAAAGAAAAAGTGGAGAAAGAAGGAATAGAAAAGGGCATAGAAAAAGAAAGAGAAAGTTCTAGATTAAAGGATATAAGAAGAGTTAAAAATTTACTTATTAAAAAATTTGGAGATTTAAATAGTGATTATAATGAAAAAATAGAAAATTTAGATAGTGATAAATTGAATTTAATTATTGAAGATATTTTAGATATTGAAAGTATAAAAGATGTAGAAAAGTATTTTTAA
- a CDS encoding histidine phosphatase family protein yields the protein MNTVVYLTRHGQTEWNIERRLQGRGNSPLTQAGIARAMELRDRIKDIDIDVIYSSPIERALVTANIIKGEKKIEVITNDGLMEMCFGDYEGRRTDEVMKENPEWNIDLIMNGDVNLCAPNGETLGCVRTRISETMDKLIEKNRGKTIFIVAHGITLKALMYYFKDEEVNIEVMGQATLTKITVDKNNNFNIEFKNDDSHFTVKGQKLGW from the coding sequence ATGAATACTGTAGTATATCTAACAAGGCATGGACAAACAGAATGGAATATTGAAAGAAGATTACAGGGGAGAGGAAACTCGCCTTTAACACAGGCTGGAATTGCTAGAGCGATGGAGCTTCGGGACAGGATTAAAGATATAGATATTGATGTTATATATTCAAGTCCAATAGAAAGAGCATTAGTTACTGCTAACATAATTAAAGGGGAAAAGAAAATAGAAGTTATAACAAATGATGGATTAATGGAAATGTGCTTTGGTGATTATGAAGGTAGAAGAACAGATGAAGTTATGAAAGAAAATCCAGAATGGAATATTGATTTAATTATGAATGGTGATGTTAATTTATGTGCTCCAAATGGTGAAACATTAGGATGTGTTAGAACTAGAATAAGTGAAACTATGGATAAGTTGATAGAGAAAAACAGAGGAAAAACTATTTTTATAGTAGCTCATGGAATAACACTAAAGGCTTTAATGTACTATTTTAAAGATGAAGAAGTAAATATAGAAGTTATGGGCCAAGCAACTTTAACAAAGATAACTGTAGACAAGAATAATAATTTTAATATAGAAT